One Coffea arabica cultivar ET-39 chromosome 5e, Coffea Arabica ET-39 HiFi, whole genome shotgun sequence DNA segment encodes these proteins:
- the LOC113687494 gene encoding protein FAR1-RELATED SEQUENCE 5-like produces MENDLPTHEVQSCRKLDFEDVDLQEINDNVLPLCITDGNRGNQIFLPLAIPDDLVPKLDMEFDTEVAAKNFYQKYAKASGFGTRLSKGHKDKNSDLMLDRVFCCSREGKKPKDKRNMIVKCPRPETRCDCSARMKISCRQGEKYRVVQFVAEHNHELSTPSKTHLFRSHRHLTMAHEAEIDMARSCGITPKQSIELMSKQVGGRENLGFIRDDLKNYLRSKRSIPMMQGDTGGVLEYLQGMQLEDPNFFYAIQVDEDDLITNIFWADAKMRTDFAHFGDVVCFDTTYRKHKDGRPIALFVGVNHHKQTTVFGAALLYDETILTFEWLFDTFAKAMMGKIPRTIFTDQDGRMATALASQWPTTYHRLCIWHIYQNAATHLADVFKDFQNFATDFSHCIYDYENEDDFFEGWSEMLKTYGLEDNKWLKKMFDIKEKWALVYGRETFCADMTTTQRSESMNSVIKKYVSYKHGLLEFFEHFQRLLDDRRYNESVADFKGNQSTPAMTFPCRILQHAASVYTAACNKSSKYSSNKSSKRPRSALEMATKKRKYKVKEKFSSKRLQELGNNVVNSSMDSATIQGFAPELPPQQGQELGNNDDSDQQVAKDE; encoded by the exons ATGGAGAATGATTTGCCAACTCATGAAGTCCAATCATGTCGCAAATTGGACTTTGAAGATGTTGACTTGCAGGAGATAAATGATAATGTCTTACCTCTTTGTATTACTGATGGCAATCGAGGAAAtcaaatttttcttcctttggcTATACCGGATGACTTGGTCCCGAAACTTGACATGGAATTCGATACTGAAGTAGCAGCCAaaaatttttaccaaaaatatgcTAAAGCATCTGGTTTTGGAACTCGATTGAGTAAGGGACATAAAGACAAAAATAGTGATTTGATGTTGGACAGGGTTTTTTGCTGCTCCCGTGAAGGAAAAAAGCCAAAAGACAAACGCAATATGATTGTTAAGTGTCCTCGTCCAGAAACAAGATGTGATTGCAGTGCAAGGATGAAAATTAGCTGTAGACAAGGTGAAAAATACCGTGTTGTGCAATTTGTTGCTGAACATAATCATGAGCTATCAACTCCAAGCAAAACTCATTTATTCAGATCTCATAGACATCTGACAATGGCACACGAAGCTGAAATAGATATGGCCCGAAGTTGCGGAATTACACCAAAACAATCGATTGAACTGATGTCGAAACAAGTTGGTGGACGAGAAAATCTTGGGTTCATTCgagatgatttaaaaaattacttaCGATCCAAAAGATCCATACCAATGATGCAAGGTGACACAGGAGGAGTCTTAGAGTACTTACAAGGCATGCAATTAGAggatccaaattttttttacgCCATTCAAGTAGATGAAGATGACTTGATAACTAACATATTTTGGGCTGATGCAAAGATGAGAACGGATTTTGCTCATTTTGGTGATGTGGTTTGTTTTGATACAACTTATAGAAAACACAAAGATGGGAGGCCAATTGCATTATTCGTTGGTGTAAATCATCATAAACAAACTACTGTTTTTGGGGCTGCTTTATTATATGACGAGACAATTCTGACATTTGAATGGCTGTTTGACACATTTGCTAAGGCTATGATGGGAAAAATACCAAGAACTATTTTTACAGACCAGGACGGAAGAATGGCAACAGCTTTGGCTTCTCAATGGCCAACAACGTATCACCGCTTATGTATATGGCATATCTATCAAAATGCAGCAACGCATCTAGCTGATGTCTttaaagattttcaaaattttgcgaCAGATTTTAGTCACTGCATATATGACTATGAAAATGAGGATGATTTTTTTGAGGGATGGAGTGAAATGCTAAAAACGTATGGTCTGGAAGACAACAAGTGGTTGAAGAAAATGTTTGATATAAAAGAGAAATGGGCTTTAGTGTATGGGAGAGAAACCTTTTGTGCTGATATGACCACAACCCAACGAAGTGAGTCCATGAACAGTGTGATAAAGAAGTATGTAAGTTATAAACATGGCTTACTTGAATTTTTTGAACACTTCCAAAGGCTGTTAGATGATCGTCGCTATAATGAATCTGTAGCAGATTTTAAAGGCAATCAAAGTACGCCGGCAATGACATTTCCTTGTAGGATTTTACAGCATGCAGCAAGTGTATATACAGCAGCATGCAACAAGTCGAGCAAGTACAGCAGCAACAAGTCGAGCAAGAGACCAAGGAGTGCACTAGAAATGGCTACTAAGAAACGCAAGTACAAGGTGAAGGAGAAGTTTTCATCGAAAAGATTACAg GAATTGGGAAATAATGTTGTTAATTCAAGTATGGATTCTGCTACAATTCAAGGTTTTGCTCCAGAATTACCGCCACAGCAG GGACAAGAACTGGGAAATAATGATGATAGTGATCAACAAGTTGCTAAAGATGAATGA
- the LOC113687493 gene encoding putative late blight resistance protein homolog R1A-3 gives MASSSINCISSALDDLELLKNYCPESRRRSGRRYLEGYGDLLHLQFRLKFLRTFLLCARNLGNDDDDASLKALITRIKDAISEWRQEIHTCYLTAVEGGVPTNELRAVTNNVQEDITSFALEIEEWYLVFSDRSLRQSNNPPMQKDDLVEFINSLLECLPNFDTYRVFADIQVAEERIKALKDKLTFMKNLICFVTLRGVEVGQLGPLLTHTGVLAINAADFSFRYRNRYGYNIQMLEELKHMVVVPVESCVQALIASNLSKESYSESDEYIFIYLVDVLLCNFWEIVKSGTCFLISVKDQLQMLYAGLSFLRTNLKEKPKKFDEKLRHLIGLVVCDAGLVICSLSRKATRDGLIKEMDIAYVDFLERIKLIRATVAEKRLETSSFFPRTNQLGFIDFLLENMVDLTSSEDGSNALVNHPVRPIHEELVSLRTFLGKIVELRNEDKVLQDLWNSVVEVAYRVEFLIDSLMVGDILDSSSMSFHSILAEIKIIKFKALNICNSNRLDGEVKEATKRMDHKPSQKNKPKINEVVVGFEDEANLIINRLTRGSRQVQIIPIVGMPGLGKTTIAHKIYRDPIVMSHFHLRAWCSISQVCHKKNLFLEILTCILPNTFFNKSEEELAEEIYKCLKRNRYLIVLDDIWDIEVWNELQASFPNDANGSRVIMTSRLRDVAPQDKLDKEPHSLRQLTHDESWDLLKEKLLPGKDLPPKLCELRTQIVEMCQGLPLTIVILAGILAHTDQFCWKEVVQRLSSSAISSSEQCKAALELSYTNLPENLKPCFLYFGAYPQDYEHITDRLTWLWVAEGFVQKTQFKSSEDVAYDYLMDLIGRSLVMVPKQRSIGGVKTCRIHDLLHDFCVRKAQEENFLHLVRGYDELSTCYVPPNLHRLCINCEPEHFCKLRLYSPTIRSLLVFARAEVHPRTWSFDLSFISCIFKLVKVLDLSQINLGYAFPREIEMLVLLRYLAVLGNMRNIPSSIASLSNLETFMVETLESPVLLPDAIWSLRKLRHLQIMNKFFRSGFRLPTGNLDNSSQLCNLDTFSIAILSSWGNMDKILGKFPNIRKLKLKISEYKASAWDKSIKVIVLHFLHRLESLNLNLDPLRDVQYQIEFCFSSTIKKLTLSGFRLPWCKISAIANLPNLEVLKLLHQAFEGKEWNMEVEEFPKVRFLKLASLDIAKWTASECENCFPHLEKLVLERCYFLKEVPSSLENISTLETIEVSGCPNSASSVMQLQEEGLKILISSSELSY, from the coding sequence ATGGCCTCCAGTAGTATTAATTGTATTTCTTCTGCCTTGGATGATCTGGAGTTGCTGAAGAACTACTGTCCAGAATCTCGACGTCGGTCGGGACGTCGATACTTGGAAGGGTATGGAGATTTGCTACACCTGCAATTTCGGCTGAAATTTCTTAGAACATTTCTTCTGTGTGCGAGAAACTTGGGCAACGATGATGATGATGCAAGCCTAAAAGCACTCATAACTAGGATTAAAGATGCCATTTCGGAATGGAGACAGGAGATTCACACCTGCTATCTTACTGCTGTGGAAGGTGGAGTTCCTACGAACGAGTTGAGAGCTGTGACTAATAACGTACAGGAAGACATCACATCTTTTGCGCTAGAAATTGAGGAATGGTACTTGGTTTTCTCAGATCGCTCATTAAGGCAGTCTAATAATCCCCCTATGCAAAAAGATGACCTTGTGGAATTCATCAACTCTCTTCTGGAGTGTCTACCGAACTTTGATACCTACAGAGTATTTGCAGATATTCAAGTTGCAGAAGAGCGAATCAAAGCCCTTAAAGATAAgctaacattcatgaaaaactTAATCTGTTTTGTTACGTTGCGGGGCGTTGAAGTTGGTCAATTGGGACCTTTATTGACTCATACTGGAGTTCTGGCTATCAATGCAGCGGATTTCTCTTTCAGGTACCGGAATCGTTATGGTTACAATATCCAAATGCTAGAAGAACTAAAGCACATGGTTGTTGTTCCTGTAGAGTCTTGTGTACAGGCCCTGATTGCCTCAAATCTATCCAAAGAATCATATAGCGAATCAGATGAGTATATATTCATATATCTTGTCGATGTTCTGCTGTGTAATTTTTGGGAGATAGTAAAGTCTGGCACTTGTTTTTTGATTTCCGTAAAGGATCAACTGCAAATGCTTTATGCAGGACTAAGTTTCTTGAGAACCAATCTCAAGGAGAAGCCAAAGAAGTTCGATGAGAAATTGAGACATCTTATTGGACTCGTGGTCTGTGATGCAGGACTTGTTATTTGCTCTCTTTCTCGAAAAGCAACGAGAGATGGATTGATCAAGGAAATGGATATTGCGTATGTCGATTTTCTGGAAAGGATTAAGCTTATCAGGGCAACAGTTGCGGAGAAGCGTCTAGAAACATCATCATTCTTTCCTAGGACCAATCAGTTGGGTTTCATTGATTTTCTTCTAGAAAATATGGTCGATCTGACAAGTTCTGAGGATGGTTCAAATGCTCTTGTAAATCATCCAGTTAGACCAATCCATGAAGAACTTGTTTCCTTGCGCACTTTTTTGGGGAAAATTGTGGAGTTGCGAAATGAAGATAAGGTGCTCCAAGATCTTTGGAATAGTGTCGTTGAGGTTGCATACAGGGTAGAGTTTCTTATTGACTCGTTAATGGTTGGCGATATTCTAGATTCTTCTTCAATGTCGTTTCATTCCATTTTGGCAGAAATTAAGATCATTAAATTTAAGGCCTTGAACATTTGTAATAGCAATAGGCTCGATGGAGAAGTTAAGGAAGCTACCAAGAGAATGGATCACAAGCCATCACAGAAAAATAAGCCAAAAATCAATGAAGTGGTGGTGGGATTTGAGGATGAGGCAAATTTGATTATCAATCGACTCACAAGAGGATCACGACAGGTGCAAATTATTCCCATTGTGGGTATGCCAGGACTTGGTAAGACAACTATAGCTCACAAAATTTACCGCGATCCCATAGTTATGTCCCATTTCCATCTGCGTGCTTGGTGTTCTATATCTCAAGTATGTCACAAGAAAAATCtgtttcttgaaattttgacctgtaTTCTtccaaacacattttttaacaaGAGTGAAGAAGAATTGGCTGAAGAAATCtacaaatgtttgaaaaggaacAGATATCTCAttgttttggatgatatatgggACATTGAAGTATGGAATGAATTGCAAGCCTCATTTCCTAATGATGCAAATGGAAGCAGAGTTATCATGACAAGTCGACTTCGTGATGTTGCTCCGCAAGATAAACTGGATAAAGAACCTCATTCTCTTCGTCAACTCACTCATGATGAAAGTTGGGATTTGCTGAAAGAAAAGTTACTTCCTGGAAAAGATTTGCCTCCAAAATTATGTGAACTTCGAACGCAAATCGTGGAAATGTGTCAAGGGCTACCTCTTACTATCGTCATTCTTGCTGGAATTCTAGCTCATACAGACCAATTTTGCTGGAAAGAAGTTGTGCAACGTTTAAGCTCAAGCGCTATTTCTAGTTCAGAACAATGCAAAGCTGCATTAGAGCTGAGTTACACAAATTTACCAGAAAATTTGAAGCCATGTTTTCTCTATTTTGGAGCATATCCTCAGGATTATGAGCACATTACCGATCGGTTAACTTGGTTATGGGTCGCCGAAGGATTTGTGCAAAAAACTCAGTTCAAGAGCTCGGAGGATGTGGCATATGATTACCTGATGGATCTCATTGGCAGAAGTTTAGTCATGGTTCCCAAACAAAGATCTATTGGTGGGGTTAAAACTTGTCGCATTCACGATTTGTTACATGATTTCTGTGTGAGAAAAGCccaagaagaaaattttttgcaCCTGGTACGTGGGTATGATGAATTGTCTACTTGCTATGTGCCTCCCAACCTACACCGCTTATGCATCAACTGTGAGCCTGAGCACTTTTGCAAATTAAGGTTATATTCTCCCACCATACGTTCTCTATTAGTGTTTGCTCGTGCTGAAGTGCACCCAAGAACTTGGTCGTTTGATCTTTCATtcatttcttgcatcttcaaACTTGTTAAAGTGTTAGATTTGAGCCAAATTAATTTGGGTTATGCTTTTCCTAGAGAAATAGAAATGCTTGTTCTGTTGAGATACTTGGCAGTCCTTGGTAACATGCGGAACATCCCATCATCAATAGCCAGTCTCTCGAATTTAGAAACTTTTATGGTGGAAACTCTTGAATCACCAGTCTTGCTACCAGATGCTATATGGAGTCTAAGGAAACTAAGGCATTTGCAAATTATGAACAAGTTTTTCAGAAGCGGTTTTCGTTTGCCAACAGGCAATCTTGACAACTCTTCACAGTTGTGTAATTTAGATACCTTCTCCATTgcaattctttcttcttgggGGAACATGGACAAGATATTGGGAAAGTTCCCAAATATCCGCAAGCTAAAACTCAAGATCTCAGAATACAAAGCTTCTGCTTGGGATAAAAGCATCAAGGTTATTGTGCTTCACTTTCTACATCGACTAGAATCTCTCAATTTGAATTTGGATCCACTTCGTGATGTGCAATATCAGATTGagttttgtttctcttcgaccaTTAAAAAGTTGACTCTGTCCGGCTTTCGCTTACCATGGtgcaaaatatcagcaattGCAAATCTACCCAATCTTGAGGTtctcaaattactccatcaAGCCTTTGAGGGAAAAGAATGGAACATGGAAGTAGAGGAATTCCCTAAAGTTAGATTTTTGAAATTAGCTTCCTTGGACATTGCCAAGTGGACGGCCTCCGAGTGTGAGAACTGCTTTCCTCATCTGGAGAAACTAGTGTTGGAAAGATGTTACTTTTTGAAGGAAGTCCCTTCTTCACTGGAGAATATTTCAACCCTTGAAACAATTGAGGTGTCTGGTTGTCCAAACTCtgcaagttcagtaatgcaactACAGGAAGAAGGTCTCAAGATACTTATTTCATCCTCAGAATTGAGTTATTGA